One Pseudomonas fluorescens genomic region harbors:
- the hflX gene encoding ribosome rescue GTPase HflX, whose protein sequence is MFFERHGGGERVILVHLDGQDPEAREDPQEFQELANSAGAETVAFFNVPRHRPTAKFLIGSGKVEELRDLVKAEEADLVIFNHILTPSQERNLERVFECRVIDRTGLILDIFAQRARTHEGKLQVELAQLDHMSTRLVRGWTHLERQGGGIGMRGPGETQLETDRRLLRVRLRQIKGRLEKVRSQREQSRRGRSRADIPTVSLVGYTNAGKSTLFNNVTKSDVYAADQLFATLDPTLRRLELDDLGPIVLADTVGFIRHLPHKLVEAFRSTLEESSNSDLLLHVIDAAEPDRMLQIEQVMVVLGEIGAQDLPILEVYNKLDLLEGVEPQIQRDENGKPQRVWLSARDGTGLELLEQAIAELLGSDLFIGTLRLPQQFARLRAQFFELGAVQKEEHDEEGISLLAVRLPRVELNRLVSREGLQPMEFIEQHTLQ, encoded by the coding sequence TTGTTCTTTGAGCGCCACGGTGGTGGTGAACGAGTCATCCTCGTTCACTTGGATGGACAGGACCCTGAGGCGCGCGAAGACCCGCAGGAGTTTCAGGAACTGGCTAATTCGGCAGGCGCCGAGACCGTCGCGTTTTTTAACGTGCCGCGTCATCGGCCAACTGCCAAATTCCTGATTGGCAGCGGCAAGGTCGAGGAATTGCGCGACCTGGTCAAAGCTGAAGAAGCCGATCTGGTGATCTTCAATCACATCCTCACGCCCAGTCAGGAGCGTAACCTCGAACGTGTTTTCGAGTGTCGCGTGATCGACCGTACCGGTCTGATTCTCGATATTTTCGCCCAGCGCGCCCGTACCCATGAAGGCAAGCTCCAGGTCGAACTGGCCCAGCTTGACCACATGAGCACGCGCCTGGTCCGCGGCTGGACTCACCTTGAACGTCAGGGTGGCGGTATCGGCATGCGCGGTCCGGGCGAAACCCAGCTCGAAACCGACCGCCGTCTGCTGCGGGTCCGCCTGCGGCAGATCAAGGGTCGGCTGGAGAAGGTGCGCAGCCAGCGTGAACAATCGCGGCGCGGCCGTTCGCGTGCCGATATCCCCACCGTTTCGCTGGTGGGGTATACCAACGCTGGCAAATCCACACTCTTCAACAACGTGACGAAATCCGACGTGTACGCGGCCGATCAATTGTTCGCCACGCTGGACCCGACCCTGCGCCGTCTGGAACTGGACGACCTGGGGCCGATTGTCCTTGCCGACACGGTGGGTTTCATTCGTCACTTGCCGCACAAGCTGGTCGAGGCATTTCGGTCTACGCTCGAAGAGTCGAGCAATTCCGACCTGCTGTTGCACGTGATTGACGCGGCGGAGCCGGATCGCATGTTGCAGATCGAACAGGTGATGGTGGTGCTGGGCGAGATTGGTGCCCAGGACTTGCCGATCCTCGAGGTCTATAACAAACTCGATTTGCTTGAAGGTGTGGAGCCGCAAATCCAGCGCGACGAAAACGGCAAGCCCCAGCGGGTCTGGCTGTCGGCGCGTGATGGCACCGGTCTGGAACTGCTTGAGCAAGCCATTGCCGAATTGTTGGGCAGTGATTTGTTCATCGGTACCCTGCGCTTGCCGCAACAGTTCGCTCGACTGCGTGCGCAGTTCTTCGAACTCGGTGCGGTGCAGAAAGAAGAGCACGACGAAGAAGGCATCAGCTTGCTGGCCGTTCGTTTGCCCCGTGTCGAGTTGAATCGACTGGTAAGCCGCGAAGGATTGCAGCCGATGGAATTCATCGAGCAACACACTTTGCAATAA